In Candidatus Aenigmatarchaeota archaeon, a single window of DNA contains:
- a CDS encoding proline--tRNA ligase encodes MVEKPRNLTPKSENFSEWYLQILSAAELVEDRYNVKGFYIMRPWLMEIVDRIYSVWEKELKEKGHGKVLFPTVIPEENFEKEKEHVEGFTPEVFWITEAGGTKFERKLALRPTSETAMYSVYPYWVRSHEDLPLKCFQSCSVFRYETKATKPLIRLREFLWIEAHDAFATEEEALAQVKSDMDTTATVLNHFNVPVLFFRRPDWDKFNGAVSTFAADTMLPDGKRLQLPSTHYLGQNFSKAFGIKFTDKDEQEKFVHQTCYGPPISRTAATIISLHSDDFGLSLPFSVAPIQIVIVPILKKGSEEAVLCYAKEISERLKEYFVKIDDRDESPGSKFYKWEIRGVPVRLEVGLRETEEKTVSIFRRDKREKSQAKIEDMEQAIKAIEKSIEENLCVRAKEYFKERIFEAETIDGLKEKIEKGFVKVPFCSREIDGKACAETLKEIAEIAGTVYPDEENTPSGARPQGKKCIACGREAKEYVYCCRSY; translated from the coding sequence ATGGTAGAAAAGCCAAGAAATTTAACTCCAAAGTCAGAAAACTTTTCAGAGTGGTACCTACAAATTCTTTCGGCGGCAGAGCTTGTCGAAGACAGGTACAATGTAAAGGGCTTCTACATAATGAGGCCCTGGCTTATGGAGATTGTAGATAGGATTTACTCGGTCTGGGAAAAAGAGCTGAAAGAAAAGGGGCACGGAAAAGTTCTCTTCCCAACCGTAATTCCAGAGGAAAATTTTGAGAAGGAAAAAGAGCACGTCGAGGGATTTACTCCGGAAGTCTTCTGGATTACTGAAGCAGGCGGGACGAAATTTGAAAGAAAGCTTGCCCTAAGGCCAACAAGCGAAACTGCAATGTACTCGGTCTACCCTTATTGGGTGAGGTCGCATGAAGACCTCCCCCTTAAATGCTTCCAGAGCTGCTCGGTTTTCAGGTACGAGACAAAGGCGACAAAGCCGCTTATCCGGCTTAGGGAATTTTTGTGGATTGAAGCGCACGACGCATTTGCAACCGAAGAAGAAGCACTAGCACAGGTAAAGTCTGACATGGACACCACCGCAACAGTGCTAAACCATTTCAATGTGCCGGTTCTATTTTTCAGGCGCCCAGACTGGGATAAATTCAACGGGGCAGTTTCCACATTTGCTGCAGACACAATGCTTCCTGACGGAAAGCGGCTTCAACTCCCCTCCACCCATTACCTGGGGCAAAACTTCTCTAAAGCATTTGGCATCAAGTTTACAGACAAGGACGAGCAGGAGAAGTTTGTCCACCAAACCTGCTACGGACCTCCAATTTCAAGAACGGCTGCAACAATAATCTCACTTCATTCGGATGATTTTGGCCTGAGCCTGCCCTTCTCAGTCGCGCCAATCCAGATTGTAATTGTGCCCATTCTCAAAAAGGGAAGCGAGGAAGCAGTCCTCTGCTACGCAAAAGAGATAAGCGAGCGGCTTAAGGAGTACTTCGTAAAAATCGACGACCGGGACGAAAGCCCAGGCTCAAAATTCTACAAGTGGGAAATCCGGGGAGTCCCTGTACGGCTTGAAGTCGGCCTTCGTGAAACCGAAGAAAAGACAGTCAGCATATTCAGGAGAGACAAAAGGGAAAAGTCACAGGCAAAGATTGAGGACATGGAGCAAGCCATCAAAGCTATTGAAAAATCAATAGAGGAAAATCTTTGCGTTAGGGCAAAGGAATACTTTAAGGAGCGCATATTCGAAGCTGAAACTATTGATGGCCTGAAGGAAAAAATCGAGAAGGGCTTTGTCAAGGTCCCATTCTGCTCGAGGGAAATTGATGGAAAGGCCTGCGCTGAAACGCTAAAAGAAATTGCCGAGATTGCAGGAACAGTTTATCCTGATGAAGAAAACACCCCTTCGGGTGCAAGGCCGCAGGGCAAAAAGTGCATCGCCTGCGGAAGGGAGGCAAAAGAATATGTTTATTGCTGCAGGAGCTACTGA
- a CDS encoding iron-containing alcohol dehydrogenase, translated as MELGDILAARRIELKYIEGPCYKSENLPPKLVITNDDEFTKNLLRSAGFDRFHLVSSASVEVADAISHSAGEGEILGVGGGKAIDVAKRVAHILGRPLIAFPTAPSHDGLLSRNCSLVNGSGRKSIPAKYPRKLVIPLHLWKNSGRLRMAGICDILSNIVALEDVSLAADRGVSFDPFYRDLSLSSIERVAGMKCDRDLAEALVMSGIAMENGSEYCSGSDHEVERLLEGHFGGKYLHGQLAGTGTLISAKVYSMNAGRLPRTLTFDPNGLYGKVLERMREKGVLDFAIMPLKDPSFKPNLLKGLSGVRPERYTLWNSISSEKVGWEKVVWEIESDGQ; from the coding sequence ATGGAGCTTGGAGATATTCTTGCCGCACGCCGGATAGAGCTTAAGTATATAGAGGGGCCTTGCTACAAAAGTGAGAACCTGCCTCCAAAGCTGGTAATTACGAATGACGATGAGTTTACCAAAAATCTTCTCCGGTCTGCGGGTTTTGACAGGTTTCACCTGGTTTCATCGGCTTCAGTCGAGGTGGCGGACGCAATTTCGCATAGCGCTGGAGAAGGTGAAATACTGGGCGTTGGGGGCGGAAAGGCAATAGATGTGGCAAAAAGGGTGGCGCATATCCTGGGACGCCCCCTTATTGCGTTTCCAACAGCCCCCTCCCATGACGGGCTCCTGTCAAGAAACTGCTCCCTTGTAAACGGCTCCGGGAGAAAGTCTATCCCTGCAAAGTATCCCCGAAAGCTTGTCATTCCCCTTCACCTTTGGAAAAACTCCGGCCGGCTTCGCATGGCGGGAATATGCGACATTTTGTCCAATATTGTGGCGCTTGAGGATGTCTCCCTTGCCGCTGATAGAGGCGTTTCCTTTGACCCCTTTTACAGGGACCTGAGCTTGTCCTCAATAGAGCGAGTTGCCGGAATGAAATGCGACCGGGACCTGGCAGAAGCGCTTGTTATGTCAGGAATAGCCATGGAAAACGGCTCAGAGTATTGCTCAGGAAGCGACCATGAGGTGGAGCGGCTTCTTGAGGGGCACTTTGGCGGAAAATACCTTCACGGCCAGCTTGCAGGCACAGGGACGCTAATATCCGCAAAGGTCTACTCGATGAATGCAGGCCGCCTGCCGCGAACTCTTACATTTGACCCAAATGGGCTTTACGGCAAGGTTTTGGAGCGCATGAGGGAGAAGGGGGTTCTGGATTTTGCCATTATGCCCCTGAAAGATCCTTCCTTTAAGCCCAATCTTCTAAAAGGCCTTAGCGGAGTAAGGCCTGAAAGGTACACGCTCTGGAATAGCATCTCTTCCGAAAAAGTCGGCTGGGAAAAGGTGGTATGGGAAATTGAGTCTGACGGGCAGTAG
- a CDS encoding glycoside hydrolase family 57 protein → MVSVCMYLHVHQPMRLGKYRVFDVGRHSDYFDKEKNKEILERVIQKSYAPTNQHLLDLIHRTDGKFKVSFSITGILLKQLEEYPHIIESFKKLVDTGCCNIVGETYFHSLAYVFSREEFKEQVRMQEKTLKEVFGVRPKIFRNTELVYQNDVGKIAEEMGYKAVLAEGWDKVLEWRSPCFVYQGKGSGIKLLLKNYRLSDDIAFRFSNRGWKGWPLTADKFANWVGHHNGNGNLINLFMDYETFGEHQWKETGIFDFLSHLPHEILKRGDDFVLPTEAIKRYPVVSEIDFPHMVSWADTERDLSAWIGNGMQDAALKEIYAIEQEIKRHGTPEMLEKWRMLQVSDHFYYMCTKWFSDGDVHKYFNPYDNPYEAFVVFMNALADLRHQLNYIKKEKTNFMSKHLLNEVPAGKEFYCKDGKVFRKVEELAKAIRKLDTTTYKAHVDTTKNDFANWLEHVVGDAVLANKIRRAQNQTTMARIVNSRVAELSLM, encoded by the coding sequence ATGGTTTCTGTCTGCATGTACCTTCACGTGCACCAGCCGATGCGGCTTGGAAAATACAGGGTCTTTGATGTAGGGAGGCATTCGGACTACTTCGACAAAGAGAAGAATAAGGAGATTCTCGAAAGAGTCATACAGAAGAGCTATGCGCCCACAAACCAGCACCTCCTTGACCTTATACACAGGACTGACGGAAAGTTCAAGGTAAGCTTCTCCATTACCGGCATTCTCCTAAAGCAGCTTGAGGAATACCCCCATATAATTGAAAGCTTCAAAAAGCTTGTCGACACCGGCTGCTGCAACATTGTCGGGGAAACATATTTCCACTCGCTTGCTTATGTATTCTCAAGAGAAGAATTCAAAGAGCAGGTCAGGATGCAGGAAAAGACCCTAAAGGAGGTTTTTGGTGTTAGGCCCAAGATATTTAGAAACACCGAGCTGGTCTACCAGAACGACGTGGGAAAAATCGCAGAGGAGATGGGCTACAAGGCGGTTCTCGCTGAGGGATGGGACAAGGTTCTCGAGTGGAGAAGTCCCTGCTTTGTTTACCAGGGAAAAGGGAGCGGCATAAAGCTTCTCTTGAAGAATTACCGGCTTAGCGATGATATTGCATTTAGGTTTTCAAACCGGGGCTGGAAGGGCTGGCCACTTACTGCAGACAAGTTCGCCAACTGGGTGGGCCATCACAACGGCAATGGAAACCTCATCAACCTTTTCATGGACTACGAGACCTTTGGCGAGCACCAGTGGAAAGAAACCGGCATATTCGACTTCCTTAGCCACCTTCCGCATGAAATCCTGAAAAGAGGGGACGATTTTGTCCTTCCAACCGAAGCCATAAAGAGGTACCCTGTGGTTTCCGAAATCGATTTTCCACACATGGTTTCCTGGGCGGACACGGAAAGGGACCTTAGCGCCTGGATAGGCAATGGGATGCAGGATGCGGCCCTAAAGGAAATATACGCCATAGAGCAGGAAATAAAGCGGCATGGGACGCCTGAAATGCTGGAAAAGTGGAGGATGCTCCAGGTGTCAGACCACTTTTACTATATGTGCACAAAGTGGTTTTCAGACGGAGACGTCCACAAGTACTTCAATCCATACGATAACCCCTATGAGGCCTTTGTGGTATTTATGAATGCCCTGGCTGACCTGCGCCACCAGCTAAATTATATTAAAAAAGAAAAGACTAATTTTATGAGCAAACACCTTTTAAACGAGGTACCTGCCGGCAAAGAATTCTACTGCAAAGATGGAAAAGTTTTCAGGAAGGTGGAAGAGCTTGCCAAAGCCATCAGAAAGCTCGACACAACCACTTACAAGGCCCATGTAGATACCACTAAAAACGACTTTGCAAACTGGCTCGAGCACGTTGTGGGCGATGCTGTTTTGGCAAACAAAATCAGGAGGGCCCAAAACCAGACTACGATGGCAAGAATAGTCAATTCCAGGGTTGCAGAACTATCTTTAATGTGA
- a CDS encoding glycosyltransferase family 4 protein, translating into MRILMFGWEFPPHTVGGLGNVTYNLTNSLVELGTKITLFLPVKGKCENPEKMKIVTASVSVNCIETVLKPYMNEKTYLQELKSEYAQIYGESNPGKKPFVINQMPLKEGRTQLYGGNLFEELDLFAQKCVPLIEKEDFDVIHCHDWLTFKAGLLAKKLTGKPLVLHVHTTELDRSCGGRNQRAYDIEKECFESADKIIAVSNYTKRKIAEGYGIDPQKIEVVHNAINFNGKRQEKDIKKKKIVLYFGRLSLHKGPDYFIRAAKTVLEYEPDTLFVVAGGGEMLPELVSLACCLGLGSNILFTGKLTDEEVEKIYRAADVYVMPSISEPFGITALEAASHGTPVIISKNSGARETLRHCLEVDFWDTEEMANKIISVLKYPQLRHEMTSNAYKELDRISWRNQAEEVLKIYGKLAGKE; encoded by the coding sequence ATGCGCATTTTAATGTTCGGTTGGGAGTTCCCTCCCCACACTGTAGGCGGACTTGGAAATGTGACTTATAACCTTACAAATTCCCTTGTAGAGCTTGGAACCAAGATTACCCTGTTTCTCCCCGTAAAGGGCAAATGTGAAAACCCCGAGAAAATGAAGATTGTAACGGCCAGCGTTTCCGTAAACTGCATAGAAACGGTCCTTAAGCCCTATATGAACGAAAAGACCTACCTTCAGGAGCTTAAGAGCGAATACGCCCAGATTTACGGCGAAAGTAATCCCGGAAAAAAGCCGTTTGTGATAAACCAGATGCCCTTAAAAGAGGGCAGGACGCAGCTCTATGGGGGCAACCTGTTCGAGGAGCTTGACCTTTTCGCCCAAAAGTGCGTGCCGCTTATCGAAAAAGAGGACTTTGACGTCATACACTGCCATGACTGGCTTACCTTCAAAGCTGGGCTTCTTGCAAAGAAACTGACCGGAAAGCCCCTGGTCCTGCATGTGCACACTACCGAGCTTGACAGAAGCTGCGGCGGGCGAAACCAAAGGGCGTACGACATAGAAAAGGAGTGCTTTGAGAGCGCTGACAAAATTATCGCGGTTTCAAATTACACTAAAAGAAAAATCGCCGAAGGATACGGCATAGACCCCCAAAAAATCGAGGTTGTCCACAACGCCATAAACTTTAACGGAAAGCGCCAGGAAAAGGACATTAAGAAAAAAAAGATTGTCCTTTACTTCGGGCGGCTCAGCCTGCACAAGGGCCCGGATTACTTCATAAGGGCCGCAAAAACCGTCCTGGAGTACGAGCCAGACACCCTTTTCGTCGTGGCTGGCGGGGGCGAGATGCTCCCAGAGCTTGTAAGCCTTGCCTGTTGCCTTGGGCTTGGAAGCAACATACTTTTCACAGGGAAACTGACGGATGAGGAAGTCGAAAAAATCTACAGGGCTGCAGACGTGTACGTCATGCCTTCCATCTCAGAGCCATTTGGCATTACCGCCCTTGAAGCAGCTTCTCACGGAACTCCTGTTATCATCTCAAAGAACTCCGGGGCAAGAGAAACGCTCAGGCACTGCCTTGAAGTGGATTTCTGGGACACTGAAGAGATGGCAAACAAAATCATTTCCGTACTGAAGTATCCTCAGTTAAGGCACGAAATGACGTCCAACGCTTACAAAGAGCTTGACAGGATATCCTGGAGAAACCAGGCCGAGGAAGTCCTTAAAATATATGGCAAGCTTGCCGGCAAAGAGTAA
- a CDS encoding P-loop NTPase has translation MKKLAIVSGKGGIGKTTLAMNLAYLLHNKYNVDSAVVDCNLTTPHLSVSLGYYDNNRTLNRVLTGHTPLEEAIVEHPVGLKVLPASNDIKDLEGVDINLLRSAIQNASTNLILDSAPGIGREGLASIQAADEILFVTHPHRSAVEDIRRCSKVAEMLDKKVLGVVVNCRKGLKHEMTREEIEAITETPVLTEIPYDLDIEKSVSARLPLDVYKHTSKANESFYKICSELTGIPYRKPRTVFGRLFWKIGLRK, from the coding sequence ATGAAAAAACTTGCGATTGTTTCGGGAAAGGGAGGCATAGGAAAGACCACTTTAGCAATGAACTTGGCATACCTTTTGCACAACAAGTACAACGTTGACTCGGCAGTTGTCGATTGCAATCTCACCACCCCGCATTTGAGTGTTTCCCTTGGCTACTACGACAACAACCGGACACTGAACAGGGTTCTTACAGGGCACACTCCGCTTGAGGAGGCAATTGTCGAGCACCCGGTTGGGCTCAAAGTCCTGCCGGCGTCAAACGACATAAAGGACCTTGAGGGGGTTGATATAAACCTTCTTCGCTCTGCGATACAAAATGCCAGCACTAACCTGATTCTGGACTCAGCACCCGGAATAGGGCGGGAGGGTCTTGCCTCTATTCAGGCAGCAGACGAGATACTTTTCGTCACCCACCCTCACAGGTCGGCCGTTGAAGACATACGAAGGTGCAGCAAGGTGGCAGAGATGCTGGACAAGAAAGTGCTGGGTGTTGTCGTAAACTGCAGGAAGGGCTTAAAGCATGAAATGACCCGGGAAGAAATCGAGGCAATTACGGAAACGCCCGTTCTTACGGAAATCCCCTATGACCTTGACATAGAAAAAAGCGTTTCTGCCCGGCTTCCTCTGGACGTTTACAAGCACACTTCAAAGGCAAACGAGTCATTCTACAAGATCTGCTCCGAGCTTACAGGCATACCTTACAGGAAGCCAAGGACTGTTTTTGGCCGGCTTTTCTGGAAGATTGGGCTTAGGAAGTAA
- a CDS encoding P-loop NTPase — translation MVYGTGTKIIGVSSGKGGVGKTTFSINLSAALYEMGYQNILVDGDISNANLSVQLGLQHNTITVQDLVTEKLNPMHAIRIHHSGLRILPAALSIQKANVEMHDLRTRLSPLNETFIMDFPPGIARNVEQLMELCDEIIVLTTPEVTSITDAVKTVELAKQLRKPFLGMVVNRVSGEWFELTPAEIQSMSESHILGTIAEDKKVKRSNFESLPYVFRYPYSKAAIDTRLIACRLLGKPYSGPKYNFLRNLLER, via the coding sequence ATGGTCTATGGTACGGGGACTAAGATTATAGGCGTTTCTTCTGGCAAGGGTGGGGTAGGAAAAACCACTTTTTCCATAAACCTCAGCGCAGCCCTGTACGAGATGGGATACCAGAATATTCTTGTCGATGGGGACATTTCAAACGCAAACCTGTCCGTTCAGCTTGGCCTGCAGCATAATACCATAACTGTCCAGGACTTGGTTACCGAAAAGCTAAACCCAATGCACGCGATAAGGATTCACCATTCCGGGCTTAGAATACTCCCTGCAGCCCTTTCCATTCAAAAGGCAAATGTCGAGATGCATGACCTTCGCACACGCCTGTCCCCACTCAACGAGACCTTTATCATGGATTTTCCGCCTGGTATTGCAAGAAATGTCGAGCAGCTTATGGAGCTTTGCGATGAGATAATTGTCCTCACCACACCGGAAGTCACATCCATAACAGACGCGGTAAAGACAGTAGAGCTTGCAAAGCAGCTTAGAAAGCCATTTTTAGGGATGGTGGTCAACAGGGTTTCCGGGGAGTGGTTTGAGCTTACTCCCGCCGAAATACAGTCGATGTCCGAGAGCCACATTCTTGGAACTATCGCTGAGGACAAGAAGGTGAAAAGGTCTAACTTTGAGTCCCTCCCATATGTATTCAGGTATCCTTATTCGAAAGCGGCAATAGACACGCGGCTTATCGCCTGCCGGCTTTTAGGCAAGCCCTACTCCGGGCCCAAGTATAACTTCTTGAGGAACTTGCTTGAAAGATGA